Proteins encoded within one genomic window of Gambusia affinis linkage group LG09, SWU_Gaff_1.0, whole genome shotgun sequence:
- the grxcr1a gene encoding glutaredoxin domain-containing cysteine-rich protein 1: MEGTVVTAGPEKPQRRVRFRVASGNSGRVLKEMFKDEGPSDSLDSDCTCSSDAERASTPSTAGDVQGNLYGFLGSELDDSESEPDELLMYAGATKDWMFTTKRVNILSKNGTVRGVKHKVSAGQTLFENLPDGVHLPLEFGRIVIYTTSFRVVRTTFERCELVRKIFQNHRVKFVEKNIALDIEYGKVLEERCRRVGEAPSLPVVFIDGHYLGGAEKILGMNESGELQDLLTKIERVQHPQTCQTCGGFAFIPCSMCHGSKMSVFRNCFTDSFKALKCTSCNENGLQPCASCSK; encoded by the exons ATGGAGGGGACAGTTGTGACAGCAGGACCAGAGAAGCCACAGAGGCGGGTGAGGTTTCGTGTGGCTTCAGGGAACAGTGGCCGGGTCCTGAAGGAAATGTTCAAGGATGAGGGGCCCTCAGACTCCCTGGATTCAGATTGCACCTGCAGTTCAGACGCCGAGCGGGCCAGCACCCCTTCTACAGCCGGAGATGTTCAAGGAAACCTGTACGGATTCCTGGGCTCGGAGCTGGACGACAGCGAGAGTGAGCCTGATGAGCTGCTCATGTACGCCGGGGCCACCAAGGACTGGATGTTCACCACCAAGAGGGTCAACATTCTCAGCAAAAACGGGACAGTTCGAGGGGTCAAACACAAAGTCAGCGCAGGTCAGACGCTCTTTGAGAACCTTCCTGACGGT GTGCATTTACCACTCGAGTTTGGACGCATAGTGATCTACACCACAAGTTTCCGTGTGGTGAGGACCACTTTTGAGCGCTGCGAGCTGGTCAGGAAGATCTTCCAAAACCACAGGGTCAAGTTTGTGGAGAAGAACATCGCCTTGGACATCGAGTACGGGAAAGTTTTGGAGGAGCGGTGCAGACGTGTCGGTGAAGCCCCCTCCCTGCCAGTCGTGTTCATTGATGGACACTACCTTGGG GGTGCTGAGAAAATACTTGGCATGAACGAATCAGGAGAGCTGCAAGATCTACTGACAAAAATCGAG AGGGTTCAGCATCCCCAGACGTGCCAGACCTGCGGAGGCTTCGCCTTCATCCCGTGCTCAATGTGCCATGGCAGCAAGATGTCCGTGTTCCGCAACTGCTTTACGGACTCCTTCAAAGCCCTAAAGTGCACTTCCTGCAACGAGAACGGCCTGCAGCCCTGTGCTAGCTGCAGCAAGTGA